One window of the Brevundimonas goettingensis genome contains the following:
- a CDS encoding DUF2332 domain-containing protein, giving the protein MSDAAGEARVREAFAKQAAICAAAGAPFTGRVCELVGARLDRSGPIGRRVLDWPGNPSHEGDALPLRFCGGLHDLARSGVDPALSAIYPPNTAPEDDNAVWAVIAEAIATHAQALDPWLDGPPQTNEVGRSAGLMAGLLALADRFGLPFDLYELGASAGLNSLLDRYGYDLGGTRVGDPASPVQLKPVWTGAAPPSAEVRVISRQAVDRHPLDVTDPATRRTLSAYVWTDQRDRLARLNAALDLAVQTPPEIATADAADWLEARLSLEPAPGVCRVVMHTIAFQYFPLEAQARIRAHMAAVGARATAEAPLAWLTFEAEEDGFERRPMLRLRTWPGQEEAVALARGQPHGARYDWVAGGA; this is encoded by the coding sequence ATGAGCGACGCCGCCGGCGAGGCCAGGGTTCGGGAGGCCTTCGCCAAACAGGCGGCGATCTGCGCCGCCGCCGGGGCGCCGTTCACCGGGCGGGTCTGCGAACTGGTCGGGGCGCGTCTGGACCGGTCGGGACCGATCGGGCGGCGGGTGCTGGACTGGCCCGGCAATCCCTCGCATGAGGGCGACGCCCTGCCGCTGCGGTTCTGCGGCGGCCTGCATGATCTGGCACGGTCGGGCGTCGATCCGGCCCTGAGCGCGATCTACCCGCCGAACACCGCGCCCGAAGACGATAACGCGGTCTGGGCCGTGATCGCCGAGGCGATCGCGACGCACGCTCAAGCGCTCGATCCCTGGCTGGACGGCCCGCCCCAGACCAATGAGGTCGGGCGGTCGGCGGGGCTGATGGCCGGGTTGCTGGCGCTGGCGGACCGGTTCGGCCTGCCGTTCGACCTCTATGAGCTGGGCGCCAGCGCCGGGCTGAACAGTTTGCTGGACCGCTATGGCTACGACCTCGGCGGGACCCGGGTCGGCGATCCGGCCTCGCCGGTGCAGCTGAAGCCGGTCTGGACCGGGGCGGCGCCGCCTTCGGCCGAGGTGCGGGTGATCTCGCGTCAGGCCGTGGACCGCCATCCGCTGGACGTGACCGATCCCGCGACCCGACGGACCCTGTCGGCCTATGTCTGGACCGATCAGCGAGACCGGCTGGCCCGGCTCAATGCGGCGCTGGACCTGGCCGTCCAGACACCGCCGGAGATCGCGACCGCCGACGCCGCCGACTGGCTGGAGGCGCGGCTGTCGCTTGAACCGGCTCCAGGCGTCTGCCGCGTGGTGATGCACACCATCGCCTTCCAGTATTTCCCGCTCGAGGCCCAAGCCCGCATCCGCGCCCATATGGCCGCCGTCGGGGCGCGGGCGACGGCGGAGGCGCCGCTCGCCTGGCTGACCTTCGAGGCCGAGGAGGACGGTTTCGAGCGCCGTCCCATGCTGCGCCTGCGGACCTGGCCGGGTCAGGAGGAAGCGGTTGCGCTCGCGCGAGGCCAGCCCCATGGTGCACGCTATGATTGGGTGGCCGGGGGTGCGTGA
- a CDS encoding cation:proton antiporter gives MHAFETILAVLLGAVLLSLVARRLKAPFPPFLALGGAAVAFLPFAPEMTLDPELVLALFVAPILLDSSFDSSPRDLKRNIVPITLMSLAAVGITVVAVALTARHLEPEMGWAVAIALGAIVAPPDAAAATAVLRAVPVPYRIRTILEGESLFNDASSLLTYRLALTAALGGMAVGWGLAATIVWALVGSVVFAMAVAWITTRLTRGITDAPAAILIQFIGTFGLWIAAEKLGLSAIVTVVVYGLTIARLAARNAATIRAPAYTVWDTVVFALNAMAFALVGLQIGPIWRGLEPAQRGEYALFAVAVLIVAVLARLVWVMGYNTFLRLKNHWFGVNLPEGVSPPTPASGVIIGWAGMRGVVSLAAAYALPMNFPHRDLLLLATFAVVMGTLVVQGLTLGPLIKLLRVEDDGLLEREIKHARQVVTQAAVDHLKGCKGRVADRLKDEYDERLDAVMSADADEGRVELESDQIRDDLLTTKRDALMALRTSGEIGEAAYYQIEEELDRYELSWTPVVR, from the coding sequence ATGCACGCCTTCGAGACGATTCTGGCGGTCCTGCTGGGCGCGGTCCTGCTGTCGCTGGTCGCGCGCAGGCTAAAGGCGCCCTTCCCGCCCTTCCTCGCCCTGGGCGGCGCGGCCGTGGCCTTCCTGCCCTTCGCGCCCGAGATGACCCTCGACCCCGAACTGGTCCTGGCCCTGTTCGTGGCCCCGATCCTGCTGGATTCCTCGTTCGACAGCTCGCCGCGCGACCTGAAGCGCAACATCGTGCCCATCACCCTCATGAGTTTGGCCGCCGTCGGCATCACCGTCGTCGCTGTGGCCCTGACCGCGCGTCATCTGGAGCCCGAGATGGGCTGGGCGGTGGCGATCGCGCTCGGCGCCATCGTCGCCCCGCCGGATGCGGCCGCCGCCACCGCCGTCCTGCGCGCCGTGCCCGTCCCCTACCGGATCCGCACCATCCTCGAGGGCGAGAGCCTGTTCAACGACGCCAGCTCGCTGCTGACCTACCGGCTGGCGCTGACCGCGGCGCTCGGCGGGATGGCCGTGGGCTGGGGGCTGGCCGCGACCATCGTCTGGGCCCTGGTCGGCAGCGTCGTCTTCGCCATGGCCGTGGCCTGGATCACCACCCGGCTGACGCGCGGCATCACCGACGCCCCGGCCGCCATCCTGATCCAGTTCATCGGCACCTTCGGCCTGTGGATCGCGGCGGAGAAGCTGGGCCTGTCGGCCATCGTCACCGTGGTGGTCTACGGCCTGACCATCGCCCGGCTGGCGGCCCGCAACGCGGCGACCATCCGCGCTCCGGCCTATACGGTCTGGGACACGGTCGTCTTCGCCCTGAACGCCATGGCCTTCGCCCTCGTCGGCCTGCAGATCGGCCCCATCTGGCGAGGGCTGGAGCCGGCCCAGCGCGGCGAATACGCCCTGTTCGCCGTCGCCGTCCTGATCGTCGCCGTCCTCGCGCGTCTGGTCTGGGTCATGGGCTACAACACCTTCCTGCGCCTCAAGAACCACTGGTTCGGCGTCAACCTGCCGGAGGGGGTCAGCCCGCCGACCCCGGCCAGCGGCGTGATCATCGGCTGGGCCGGAATGCGCGGCGTGGTCAGCCTGGCCGCCGCGTACGCCCTGCCGATGAATTTCCCGCACCGCGACCTGCTGCTGCTGGCCACCTTCGCCGTGGTGATGGGCACGCTGGTGGTTCAGGGCCTGACCTTGGGCCCCTTGATCAAACTGCTGCGCGTCGAGGACGACGGCCTGCTGGAGCGCGAGATCAAACACGCCCGCCAAGTCGTGACCCAGGCCGCCGTCGACCACCTCAAGGGTTGCAAGGGCCGCGTCGCCGACCGTCTGAAGGACGAGTACGACGAGCGGCTGGACGCCGTCATGAGCGCCGACGCCGACGAGGGCCGGGTCGAACTGGAGTCCGACCAGATCCGCGACGACCTGCTGACCACCAAGCGAGACGCCCTCATGGCCCTGCGGACCTCGGGCGAGATCGGCGAGGCCGCCTACTACCAGATCGAGGAAGAACTCGACCGCTACGAGCTCAGCTGGACGCCGGTGGTGCGCTAG
- a CDS encoding DUF2061 domain-containing protein, which produces MVQAIVQSVRRLALKIASYGIMHLVVAILVAFAITRDWRLALAVGVVEPLFQTVAYSIHDRVWHRIERRKTLSLPEETVEAVGARLDLMDPKEQTRSHGHHGHSHALPRSLGRVALKTVTYGVMHFTVAVSVAFALTRDIRIALTIGTLEPFVQTGFFAIHDRIWSRIEANRARRQAPAAPDSQAA; this is translated from the coding sequence ATGGTTCAAGCCATCGTCCAGTCCGTCCGCCGCCTCGCGCTCAAGATCGCCAGTTACGGGATCATGCATCTGGTCGTCGCGATCCTGGTGGCCTTCGCCATCACCCGCGACTGGCGGCTGGCACTCGCGGTGGGGGTGGTGGAGCCCCTGTTCCAGACCGTCGCCTATTCGATCCACGACCGCGTCTGGCACCGGATCGAGCGCCGCAAGACCCTTTCCCTGCCCGAGGAGACGGTCGAGGCCGTGGGCGCCCGGCTCGATCTCATGGACCCGAAAGAGCAAACCCGCAGCCACGGACATCATGGGCACAGCCACGCCCTGCCCCGCTCGCTGGGCCGGGTCGCGCTGAAGACCGTCACCTATGGCGTCATGCATTTCACCGTCGCGGTCAGCGTCGCCTTCGCCCTGACCCGCGACATCCGCATCGCCCTGACCATCGGTACGCTGGAGCCATTCGTCCAGACCGGCTTCTTCGCCATCCACGACCGGATCTGGAGCCGTATCGAGGCGAACCGCGCCCGCCGTCAGGCTCCGGCCGCCCCGGACAGTCAGGCCGCCTGA